The Oceaniferula marina sequence TGCGGATCCCGCCCGGGAGCAAAAAATTCTTGGACGCACTCCGATGGCCCGCGTAGGGACCGCAGATGAAATCGGCCACGCAGCCGCCTTTCTCGCGTCGGACGCCTCCCGGTTTATCACCGGCACCTGCCTTCCTGTCGACGGCGGAGCCTCTATTGGATTTTAATCATGAGTGAACATAGTCAGATCAAACTCGGATTTGGATTGTATCGTCACATGCTCAACAAGGAGCATTATGACTTTGCCGTTCAATGTGGAGCGACCCATGCGGTCGTTCATCTCGTCGATTATTTCAACACCGGTGTGCAAGCCGGAGACAACCATCAACCGGTCGGGGACCTTCACGGAGGTTGGGGATTTGCCGGCGGAACACCAGAACAAGACTGGTCGGTGGAGTCATTGATCGTCCTAAAAAAAGAACTCAACGAACATGGGCTCGAATTCGAAGCGATCGAAAACTTTGACCCCGCCCACTGGCATGACGTTCTGCTCGATGGCCCCAAACGCGAGGCCCAACTCGAGCACCTGAAACAAATCATCCGCAATGTCGGAGCCGCTGGCATCCCCATCTTTGGTTACAATTTCAGCCTGGCTGGCGTGTCAGGCCGGCACAGTTTCAACGACTCACGTGGCAATGCTGAAACACTGGGCATGCGAGGCATTGATGAAATCAATACCACTCCGGTCCCCAATGGCATGGTCTGGAATATGATCTATGATCGGAATGCCCCGGATGGAGTTCTCCCCCCCATTGAACATGAAGAGCTCTGGCGACGCCTGGACCTGTTCCTCAAAGAGCTGGTCCCCGTTGCCGAAGAAGCCGGAGTCCGGCTGGCAGCCCACCCTGACGACCCACCCCTCTCCCATGTCCGTGGACAACCTCGCCTGGTGTATCAACCAGACATGTATCAACGGCTGCTCGACATCGCACCCAGCCACCACAACGCCCTCGAATTCTGCCTGGGCACCCTATCCGAAATGACCGATGGCGACATCTACGAAATCTGTGATCGCTACACTCGCCAAGGAAACGTCGCTTACATTCATTTCCGTAACGTCCAGGGAAAAGTCCCTTACTACAAAGAGACCTTCATCGACGAGGGTCAGATCGACATGCACCGCATCATTGATATCCTCAAGAAAAATGAATTCAACGGTGTCCTCATTCCGGATCACACCCCGAAAATGAGTTGTGATGCCCCTTGGCATGCCGGTATGGCGTTCGCCATGGGATACATGAAATCCATGCTCAACAATAAGCGTTAGAATGGCAGCCTTCATCCATAAGGACTTCCTCTTGGAAAATGATGCAGCGTCCAAACTCTATCATGAGTTCGCGGCATCCTTACCCATCATCGACTTCCATTGCCACCTTCCTCCGGAAGAAATCGCAGAAAACAAACAGTGGAGCAACCTCTCCCAAGTTTGGCTCGATGGAGATCACTACAAATGGCGGGCGATGCGCAGCAATGGCATCGATGAACACTTCATTACGGGAGCTGCCAGTGACCGTGAAAAATTCAATGCCTTCGCAGCGACCATGCCCTACCTGCTGCGTAACCCTCTCTATCATTGGTCACATTTGGAGTTGGCTCGATATTTTGGAATCGATGACCTCTTACTATCGCCAGAAACCGCAGATGAAGTTTGGGATCGAACTTCTGAAGTCCTCCAACAAGGGCTCTCGGTTCGCCAACTGATGCAACAAAGCCGCGTAGAGGTTGTCTGCACCACAGACGATCCGGCAGATCCACTGGAGCATCACCACCGCATGGCCGAAGATCCAACCATCACAACAAGCGTGCTACCAACCTGGAGACCCGACCAGTGTTTTGATCTCGAGTCAGCTGAAACATTCAACGCCTACATCAACCCGCTTGCTTCGTCTGCAGGCTGCACGATTTCGGATTATGATGACTTGATCTCGGCACTGCGATGTCGACACAAGGTTTTCCACCAAATGGGCTGCCGCCTATCCGACCACGGGCTTGATGTTTTCACCTTCACCGACACCTCAGAATCACAAGCTAGATCGATTTTTTCCCGTATCAGAAATGGGGAACCTATTGAAGCTCCGGACCGCTGCCGCTTCCGCAGTGCCATGTTGTTGGAGTTCGCTCGTATGGATGCGGAAAAAGGATGGACCAAACAACTCCACATCGGAGCCCTACGGTTTAATAACTCGCGGATGGGCAAGACTCTGGGATTCGACTCCATCGATGACCGAGGCTACGCAGCCCCGCTTTCCCGCTACCTCGACACCTTGGACCGGGAACAAAAACTACCCAAAACCATTCTCTATAACCTCAACCCGCGAGACAACGAAATGATGGCCACCATGATCGGCAATTTCCAAGACGGATCCACAGCCGGAAAAATCCAACTCGGCAGCGGGTGGTGGTTCATGGATCAAAAGGATGGCATGGAGCGCCAAATGGAAGCCCTCTCCCAGATGGGGCTGCTCAGACGCTTCGTCGGCATGGTGACCGACAGCCGCTCGTTTCTGTCCTACACCCGCCACGAATATTTCCGTAGGGTGCTCTGCAACCTCCTCGGAAAGGACATACAAAAGGGCCTGCTTCCACCGGATTTCGATTTCATCGGCGCGATGATCCAAGATATCTGTTACAACAATGCCAATGCATACTTCGGCTTCAACCATCATGAACAATAAACCATGAGCACAACAAACGACCAAACCTTGCTAGACACCATCCGGGAAGAATTGTTCACCTGCGTGGTGGGCGATGTCATGGATGCGATGGGCCACCTGCACCAATACCTGCCACCACAGATCCGGCCGGTATCCGAACACATGCGCATTGTCGGCCGGGCCAAAACTGTTCTGGAAGCCGACTGCTCCGGGCGCCGCGTCCACCACGAGGACCGCGACCACGCCTTTGGTGTGATGTTTGACGCCCTCGACAGCCTGAAGGAAAACGAAGTCTACATTTGCACCGGTTCCTCACCCAACTATGCCTGCTGGGGAGAACTGATGAGCACAGCCGCCATGCACCGGGGTGCCGCTGGAGCGGTGGTGGAAGGTTACTCACGCGACACCAGCGGAATCCGATCCCTCGACTTCCCTTCTTTTTCGATGGGGTTTTACGGGCAAGATCAGGGCATGCGTGGCCGGGTCATCGATTACGACTGCCCGATCGAGTTCAGCAACAAGGTCCTCGTGAACCCAGGCGATATTGTCTTCGGTGATATTGATGGCGTCGTCATCATTCCACGCGAAATTGAAACAGAGGTCATTGATGCCGCTTTGGAAAAGGTCCGGGGTGAAAACATGGTGCGTAAACTCATCGAAGAAGGTATGCCCACACGTCAGGTCTGGGATGAATACGGGATCATGTAATCCTACAACCAGCGAGAAGTATGAAAAAGTTTCTTCTATCGGTCATGCCGGGGATCTTCCTCATCGGCTACAACATTGGAACCGGCAGCCTGACCGCCATGAGCAAAGCCGGAGCCAACTTTGGCTGTGACCTTCTCTGGGCCGTTCTACTCAGCTGCCTGATCACCTGGTATCTGATCAGCTTTTTCAGCCGCTTCACCATGGTGACTGGCCTGACCGCCATGGAGGCCTTTCGGCGCCATATCCACCCCGCCTACGCATGGACACTTTGGGCCGCCCTGTCCGTCATCATCCTATCCGCCCTGATGGCTATGATCGGACTCTTAACGGATGTCATCACCGTCTGGAGCAACGAAGTTGGCGTCGGCAACCCGAGCCGGGCACTGGTCGGCAGCCTCATCGCCCTCTTGGTCTTAAGCCTGATTCTGATAGGAAACAGCAAACGGTTTGAAATCATCCTCAGTATCCTCGTCGCGCTCATGGGCATCGCCTTCATCGGCTCCGCCATTTGGTTTTTCCCGGGAGCCGAAACCGTGCTGGCAGGATTAATTCCCAAATTGCCTGACGTAGCCGAAGGCAGCGATAACAGCGCTATGGTGATTCTCGCCGGCATGGTGGGCACCACCGTTTCAGTTTTCGCCCTGTTGATTCGCAGCGGACAAGTCAAAGACCACGGCTGGACCATGGACGACTGGAAAACCCAAAAACGAGATGCCGCGGTCAGTGCTTCAATGATGTTTATCCTAAGTGCAGCCGTCATGATGACAGCAACCAGCACCCTACACGCCGGAGGACATAAAATGAATCACATCAAAGAAATGATCCCCATGCTCAAACCTATTTTCGGTTCGGCAGCCCTGTTTGTCTTTGTGATTGGTATTATGGCAGCCGGAATCTCCTCCCATCTTCCTAACATGATGGTCATCCCGTGGCTCTGTGACGACATCCATGGCAAAGCTCGGAATACGCAAACCACTCAAAAACGAGTTCTTTTTGTGGGGTTAACCATCATCAGCATCCTTGGTGTCCTGATGGCCCGTCCCGTCTTTTTACTTCTCCTGTCCCAAGCTGGCATTTCCATCGTCATGCCCATGGCTCTGCTGGGGCTGATTTACCTCTCAGCGAGAAAAGACATTCTCACATCCCACCGTCCGTCAAAAGCCGAGTGGGTAAGCCTGACGCTGATCGCCTTATTCTCATTGTTTATGGGACTTCAGGGAATTCAAGGGCTCATCTCAGATCTCTTCTGATCCTCGGCCCGACCATCACCGCAACCGAGGAACAGCAACCGAGCCTTGATGAACAGGCGCTCGAAGATCGAGTTCACCGGCAAACCTGAGCCCACCCCACCTGCTCGTTCGTGGCGATGCCCACCTGATTCCCCCCAACGGGGGAAAGCAAAATATGCACACTATCGAGCAATTTACGAACATTGATGGCTATTCTAATTCTGCCACTTCTGTGCTCTAATGATAGAGCTAACATTATTCATTCATCAAAATTAGAAATGGAGCCCTCATGGCTACTTCAAACAAGGCGAAACATAACTCCCATGGCTTAACCAAGACTCTGTCTGCCATCGGAGCGGCGGTAATCACCGTCACAGCAGCAACACATGCTGCCACTGTCCAAATCACATTCACCAACAACCATGTGATTAACAATAATGTAGGGGATCTCATGTTTGCAGACTTAACAGGAGACAACATCGATGACATTGTTCTGGGGGCGGTTTCCAAACCTCCTTTCAGCACAAATGGCATTCAACGCTCGATCGCGGGCAGACAAGCTGTAGCTGACCAGACCTTCATCTCTGGTGTTGGCTATTTCTACGGAGCACAAGCGGCAGGATCTAACTCTGAAGCATCCAGTAGAAGTCTGGCACAACAATATTACCTTATGTCGATTCCTATTACAGACGCCCGAATCAATGGTGGAACCCCTACCACAGCCTGGATGGAAACGCATGCATCAGCAAGCTCTGGAAATTACAAAATAACAATCACGCGCCTTGTCTTCGACGACGCCAGCACCGCAGCCCCCTCAGGAGTGACCGCCAATGGCGCCGCCTTTGCCGAATGGGTTCCCGTGCCAGAACCCTCATCAACAGCCCTTTTCGGCCTCGGCAGTTTGGCGCTGCTAATCCGCCGTCGTGGCTAAATCATCCGTCAGCCCTGCCTCTTCTCGCAAGCCCCCCCAATGCCAGGGGCGGGCTTGTTGATTTCCCCCTTTCATTTACATCATCAACTTTCGATCCAACGTCCGAT is a genomic window containing:
- a CDS encoding RraA family protein — encoded protein: MSTTNDQTLLDTIREELFTCVVGDVMDAMGHLHQYLPPQIRPVSEHMRIVGRAKTVLEADCSGRRVHHEDRDHAFGVMFDALDSLKENEVYICTGSSPNYACWGELMSTAAMHRGAAGAVVEGYSRDTSGIRSLDFPSFSMGFYGQDQGMRGRVIDYDCPIEFSNKVLVNPGDIVFGDIDGVVIIPREIETEVIDAALEKVRGENMVRKLIEEGMPTRQVWDEYGIM
- a CDS encoding PEP-CTERM sorting domain-containing protein, with protein sequence MATSNKAKHNSHGLTKTLSAIGAAVITVTAATHAATVQITFTNNHVINNNVGDLMFADLTGDNIDDIVLGAVSKPPFSTNGIQRSIAGRQAVADQTFISGVGYFYGAQAAGSNSEASSRSLAQQYYLMSIPITDARINGGTPTTAWMETHASASSGNYKITITRLVFDDASTAAPSGVTANGAAFAEWVPVPEPSSTALFGLGSLALLIRRRG
- the uxaC gene encoding glucuronate isomerase; this encodes MAAFIHKDFLLENDAASKLYHEFAASLPIIDFHCHLPPEEIAENKQWSNLSQVWLDGDHYKWRAMRSNGIDEHFITGAASDREKFNAFAATMPYLLRNPLYHWSHLELARYFGIDDLLLSPETADEVWDRTSEVLQQGLSVRQLMQQSRVEVVCTTDDPADPLEHHHRMAEDPTITTSVLPTWRPDQCFDLESAETFNAYINPLASSAGCTISDYDDLISALRCRHKVFHQMGCRLSDHGLDVFTFTDTSESQARSIFSRIRNGEPIEAPDRCRFRSAMLLEFARMDAEKGWTKQLHIGALRFNNSRMGKTLGFDSIDDRGYAAPLSRYLDTLDREQKLPKTILYNLNPRDNEMMATMIGNFQDGSTAGKIQLGSGWWFMDQKDGMERQMEALSQMGLLRRFVGMVTDSRSFLSYTRHEYFRRVLCNLLGKDIQKGLLPPDFDFIGAMIQDICYNNANAYFGFNHHEQ
- a CDS encoding Nramp family divalent metal transporter, translated to MKKFLLSVMPGIFLIGYNIGTGSLTAMSKAGANFGCDLLWAVLLSCLITWYLISFFSRFTMVTGLTAMEAFRRHIHPAYAWTLWAALSVIILSALMAMIGLLTDVITVWSNEVGVGNPSRALVGSLIALLVLSLILIGNSKRFEIILSILVALMGIAFIGSAIWFFPGAETVLAGLIPKLPDVAEGSDNSAMVILAGMVGTTVSVFALLIRSGQVKDHGWTMDDWKTQKRDAAVSASMMFILSAAVMMTATSTLHAGGHKMNHIKEMIPMLKPIFGSAALFVFVIGIMAAGISSHLPNMMVIPWLCDDIHGKARNTQTTQKRVLFVGLTIISILGVLMARPVFLLLLSQAGISIVMPMALLGLIYLSARKDILTSHRPSKAEWVSLTLIALFSLFMGLQGIQGLISDLF
- a CDS encoding mannonate dehydratase; this encodes MSEHSQIKLGFGLYRHMLNKEHYDFAVQCGATHAVVHLVDYFNTGVQAGDNHQPVGDLHGGWGFAGGTPEQDWSVESLIVLKKELNEHGLEFEAIENFDPAHWHDVLLDGPKREAQLEHLKQIIRNVGAAGIPIFGYNFSLAGVSGRHSFNDSRGNAETLGMRGIDEINTTPVPNGMVWNMIYDRNAPDGVLPPIEHEELWRRLDLFLKELVPVAEEAGVRLAAHPDDPPLSHVRGQPRLVYQPDMYQRLLDIAPSHHNALEFCLGTLSEMTDGDIYEICDRYTRQGNVAYIHFRNVQGKVPYYKETFIDEGQIDMHRIIDILKKNEFNGVLIPDHTPKMSCDAPWHAGMAFAMGYMKSMLNNKR